The window CGGGTCGGGAGCTATCGGATCCTCTACACCATCGACGACTCGGGCGGGATCGTCCGTGCGATCCGGCACCGCGCGGTGGCGTACGGCCGGCGGCGGCGGTCCTAGCTTGTTCGCGACCACAGGGCAGGATTGCTCGACCTTCCGCGGCCGGCCGTCGCGGGGCGTGTCGCGGTCCTGACGGAACGAGGCCGGTACGCACTGACCCGACTATGTGGGGTCAAGTCGCCAGCGCCCAAGGGCCGCGACGAGGACGATTCGCCCGAGTTCTGGGATCCGGCGACACGACGAGTATTCCCTCTAAAGGCGCCCGGATTTAGAAGGTATGTAGCCTGTCGGGCCATGACCTACGTGATCGCCGGCAGCTGCATCAAGGACGACTCCTGCATCGAGGTCTGTCCGGTGGACTGCATCCACCCCAAGCCCGGGGACCCGGACTTCGAGACCGCGGAGCAGCTCTACATCGACCCCGAGCTCTGCATCGACTGCGACGCCTGCGTGGAGGCGTGCCCGGTGGATGCGATCTTCGCCGAGTTCGAGATCCCGGAGAAGTACGACTACACGCTGGACCTGAACGCGGAGTTCTTCGCGGAGCGAAGCACCGCGGAGCGGACCGCCGCCTGATGGCCTCCACGCGACCGCGGGTGGCCATCGTCGGCGCCGGCCCCGCCGGGGCGTTCGCCGCCGCCGGGGTGCTGCGCGCGGGCGGCGACGCCGAGATCGACCTGTTCGAGCGACTGCCCACGCCGTGGGGGCTGCTGCGCGGCGGCGTGGCCCCCGACCACCAGGAGATCAAGCGCCTGGACGAGACCTTCGACCGCGAGACGCTGGGCCGGGGCTGCCGCTTCCTGGGCAACGTCGAGGTGGGCGTGGACATCTCGCACGCCGAGCTCATGCGCCACTACACGGCGGTGATCTACGCGACCGGCGCCCAGACCGACAAGTCGCTGGGGATCCCCGGCGAGGACCTGCCCGGGAGCTGGGCCGCCACGGAGTTCGTCGCCTGGTACAACGGCCATCCGGACTACCGCCGCCTCGAGTTCGACCTGTCGGCGGAGCGGGCCGTGGTGATCGGCAACGGCAACGTGGCGGCGGACGTCACGCGGATGCTCACGCTGAGCGCCGCCGAGCTCGAACGCACGGACGTGGCCGAC of the Thermoleophilaceae bacterium genome contains:
- a CDS encoding ferredoxin family protein; its protein translation is MTYVIAGSCIKDDSCIEVCPVDCIHPKPGDPDFETAEQLYIDPELCIDCDACVEACPVDAIFAEFEIPEKYDYTLDLNAEFFAERSTAERTAA